The genomic DNA TTTCttttcttgtactttgtctttttccttgttaagtggggtgtgttacttgtgcaggttacaggtagtgtatgcatacgcggaactccgggaggacttcaccgttggtttacgaaccggaaatcgaaagagtagcaagaagaaacttagcaagccggttagaagcaactcttgcttctaatcaaaccactCAAACACCGCAGTTCACAccaaccattgaaaccgattcaatggcaaacaaAAATTCTAACCACAACctcaaccaaaaccaaaacccgaACCAATTCCAATACCGAAGCAACTTCAATCCCGCTCAAAATGTCCAACCCATACctcaagagcaaccgggtggtaaTAACAATTCtagaccacccacaccaccttttCGAAACCAAAATCCTAACAATACCCAaagaacaccccaacaacaaaacCTTCACCGACAAAATTCCTTACCCATCCACCTTGATGACCGGAATGGCAATTCCGACGGTCAAGGCAATCGAGATCGTGGCAATCCCGCGAATGAAGACCCGTTCTTCAATATAGATGATTTGAGAAACGCCATCCATGACGATGAGTCGTTTAGTGTTCCCGGTTACCAATCGCTGGAACATGTGAGTGTTCATATGGAAAATTCGGATGATGGGGGATATTACGATGATCAGGCTAATGATGACGAAGATTGGGGGTATGTGAATAGAGGTAACATCTACAATGATAGAGGTTTTGAGGATGATGAGTTTGGCTATCAAAACGCCAACTTTGTGGGGAACGATGACT from Helianthus annuus cultivar XRQ/B chromosome 7, HanXRQr2.0-SUNRISE, whole genome shotgun sequence includes the following:
- the LOC110902199 gene encoding GATA zinc finger domain-containing protein 14-like produces the protein MANKNSNHNLNQNQNPNQFQYRSNFNPAQNVQPIPQEQPGGNNNSRPPTPPFRNQNPNNTQRTPQQQNLHRQNSLPIHLDDRNGNSDGQGNRDRGNPANEDPFFNIDDLRNAIHDDESFSVPGYQSLEHVSVHMENSDDGGYYDDQANDDEDWGYVNRGNIYNDRGFEDDEFGYQNANFVGNDDYGYGHMRNDGYEINR